One segment of Pseudooceanicola aestuarii DNA contains the following:
- a CDS encoding MucR family transcriptional regulator, whose protein sequence is MHQEDIEEQAALSETAERHAAIGHIVAAYAGRLDVSADDIVALYSRLSGRAQALGSTAAGTTPGAAPDQVAGLTPALPIDRAVTEDKVFCLVCGRGFKMLKRHLGAEHGMTEAEYRAAFDLPEDFPLVAPSYSRRKARHAREAGFGKYDRSELAE, encoded by the coding sequence ATGCATCAGGAAGACATTGAAGAACAGGCGGCCCTCTCCGAGACTGCGGAACGGCACGCGGCCATCGGCCACATCGTCGCCGCCTATGCCGGTCGGCTGGATGTCAGCGCGGATGATATCGTCGCGCTTTATTCGCGGCTGTCGGGCCGGGCGCAGGCTCTGGGCAGCACCGCCGCCGGCACGACCCCCGGGGCCGCCCCGGATCAGGTCGCCGGGCTGACCCCGGCCCTGCCCATCGACCGTGCGGTGACCGAGGACAAGGTTTTCTGCCTGGTCTGCGGACGCGGATTCAAGATGCTGAAACGCCATCTGGGGGCCGAACACGGCATGACGGAGGCGGAGTACCGCGCCGCCTTTGACCTGCCGGAGGATTTTCCCCTGGTCGCCCCCAGCTATTCCCGCCGCAAGGCCCGCCACGCGCGGGAGGCCGGGTTCGGCAAATACGACCGCTCCGAACTGGCGGAATGA
- a CDS encoding branched-chain amino acid ABC transporter permease yields the protein MMTQQMHVSRMTRLSTVAMIALLLGLAVMIAAPWWAGRSDLRLFGEFFLYLSLATLWNFLAGYAGLVSVGQQAYVGFGGYLFFGLVMLGGIHPFAAMPLAALAGAAVAAPVAALIFRLRGAYFAIGTWVVAEVFRLTAAQIGALGGGSGTSLPIDVVRNLADGRAAREALLYWLTLGLAVLIVACVVAYLRSRRGVALTAIRDNELAAKSLGIDIWLSKFAVYVVTAGLTTLVGCLIFLQKLRISPDAAFSTNDWTAFVIFIVVIGGIGTIEGPILGTLIYFLLRETLADLGTVYLIALGLVAIVIMLKAPTGLWGLIRGRAGHELFPLSRRVRGLPDKGA from the coding sequence ATGATGACCCAACAGATGCATGTCTCGCGCATGACGCGCCTTTCGACCGTGGCGATGATCGCGCTGTTGCTGGGGCTGGCGGTGATGATCGCCGCGCCCTGGTGGGCGGGACGGTCGGATTTGCGGCTGTTCGGCGAATTCTTCCTGTACCTGTCGCTGGCGACGCTGTGGAATTTCCTTGCCGGATATGCCGGGCTGGTCTCTGTCGGGCAGCAGGCCTATGTCGGCTTCGGCGGCTACCTGTTCTTCGGGCTGGTGATGCTGGGGGGCATCCACCCCTTTGCCGCGATGCCGCTGGCGGCGCTGGCCGGGGCTGCGGTGGCCGCCCCTGTGGCGGCCCTGATCTTTCGGTTGCGCGGGGCCTATTTCGCCATCGGCACCTGGGTCGTGGCCGAGGTCTTTCGCCTGACCGCCGCGCAGATCGGCGCGCTTGGCGGCGGGTCCGGCACCTCTCTGCCCATTGACGTGGTGCGCAATCTGGCCGATGGCCGCGCCGCGCGGGAAGCCCTGCTGTACTGGCTGACGCTGGGGCTGGCGGTGCTGATCGTGGCCTGCGTCGTGGCCTATCTGCGGTCGCGCCGGGGCGTCGCCCTGACCGCCATTCGCGACAATGAACTGGCGGCGAAATCGCTGGGGATCGATATCTGGCTGTCGAAATTCGCAGTCTACGTCGTGACCGCCGGCCTGACCACGCTGGTCGGCTGCCTGATCTTTCTGCAAAAGCTGCGGATTTCGCCCGATGCGGCGTTTTCCACCAATGACTGGACGGCCTTTGTCATCTTCATCGTCGTGATCGGCGGCATCGGCACGATCGAAGGGCCGATCCTGGGCACCCTGATCTACTTCCTGTTGCGTGAGACGCTGGCCGATCTGGGCACTGTCTACCTCATTGCCCTCGGCCTTGTGGCGATCGTCATCATGCTGAAGGCCCCGACCGGGCTGTGGGGCCTGATCCGCGGTCGTGCCGGGCACGAGCTTTTCCCACTCAGCCGCCGTGTGCGCGGTCTTCCAGACAAAGGAGCCTGA
- a CDS encoding DAPG hydrolase family protein — translation MTRPHTGMVPGELDGKPYARHWQPVMTPIPDHARRALEAGAGAPGDTFRPEQAARMLAPGYLPMETGYARMPDGRIFVACLTDMPGVTPEMIDWWFAWHPMEDQRYKLWHPAEHVSCRATRQNGDDAGLSNRQKYLNNPHLVSEHVGAGQVDITITFVDPAELFGTADLNAAGIGTALCARVGLQKAPVEVTRMVHLIRRTEHGVEMRSRFWMGGLAFTHPALQRVLGRLIPRKAIARRAVTETSGQQMLQHCSEEMTHLASFLPGLYADYHPQGTAG, via the coding sequence ATGACACGACCCCATACCGGCATGGTGCCGGGAGAGCTGGACGGCAAACCCTATGCCCGTCACTGGCAGCCGGTCATGACGCCGATCCCGGATCATGCCCGGCGGGCGCTGGAGGCCGGGGCCGGCGCGCCGGGCGATACCTTTCGCCCGGAGCAGGCCGCGCGGATGCTGGCGCCGGGCTATCTGCCGATGGAGACAGGCTATGCCCGGATGCCGGATGGCCGGATCTTCGTCGCCTGCCTGACCGACATGCCGGGCGTGACCCCGGAGATGATAGACTGGTGGTTCGCCTGGCACCCGATGGAAGACCAACGCTACAAGCTGTGGCACCCGGCAGAGCATGTTTCCTGCCGGGCCACGCGGCAGAACGGGGACGATGCGGGCCTGTCCAACCGGCAGAAATATCTGAACAACCCGCATCTGGTGAGTGAGCATGTGGGGGCAGGGCAGGTGGATATCACAATCACCTTTGTCGACCCCGCCGAGCTGTTTGGCACCGCCGATCTGAACGCCGCCGGAATTGGCACCGCGCTCTGCGCGCGTGTCGGTTTGCAAAAGGCTCCGGTCGAGGTGACACGGATGGTGCATCTGATCCGCCGGACCGAGCATGGGGTGGAGATGCGCAGCCGGTTCTGGATGGGAGGGCTGGCCTTCACCCATCCCGCGCTGCAAAGGGTTCTGGGCCGACTGATCCCCCGCAAGGCCATTGCACGGCGCGCGGTGACAGAGACATCGGGCCAGCAGATGCTGCAACATTGCAGCGAGGAAATGACCCATCTTGCCAGTTTTCTGCCCGGTCTTTACGCCGATTACCACCCGCAGGGCACCGCCGGTTAG
- a CDS encoding 3-keto-5-aminohexanoate cleavage protein — translation MAKQKTIITCAITGAIHTPTMSDALPWTYDDIAQQAMEAAEAGASILHLHARDNETGAPSVNPDDFTPFLGRIKQATDAVVNISTGGSLTLSIQDRIRPAATFSAEMCSMNMGSMNFSFHPLAKRYKDWKFEWERDYVANSDGNIFRNTFRDIEEAATTLAPHDIKFEHECYDVGHLYNLKFCMDIGLFKAPVFIQFVMGILGGIGADIDNLVFMKKTADKLFGDDYRWSVLAAGAQQIPLAATASQMGGNVRVGLEDSLFIRRGELAESNAQQVARIRHIVEELGCDVATPDEAREVLDLKGGDKVNF, via the coding sequence TTGGCCAAGCAAAAGACCATCATCACCTGTGCCATCACCGGTGCGATCCACACCCCCACCATGTCCGACGCGCTGCCCTGGACCTATGACGATATCGCCCAGCAGGCGATGGAGGCGGCAGAGGCCGGGGCCTCCATCCTGCACCTGCATGCGCGGGATAATGAAACCGGCGCGCCTTCGGTCAATCCAGACGATTTCACGCCGTTTCTGGGACGGATCAAGCAGGCGACGGATGCGGTGGTGAATATCTCCACCGGCGGATCGCTGACCCTGTCCATTCAGGACCGCATCCGCCCCGCCGCGACTTTTTCGGCAGAGATGTGTTCGATGAACATGGGGTCGATGAACTTTTCCTTTCACCCGCTGGCGAAACGCTACAAGGACTGGAAATTCGAGTGGGAGCGTGACTACGTCGCCAATTCCGACGGCAACATCTTTCGCAACACCTTCCGCGATATCGAGGAAGCCGCAACCACACTGGCCCCCCATGACATCAAGTTCGAGCATGAATGCTACGACGTCGGGCATCTCTATAACCTGAAGTTCTGTATGGATATCGGCCTGTTCAAGGCGCCGGTGTTCATCCAGTTCGTGATGGGTATCCTGGGCGGCATCGGCGCGGATATCGACAACCTGGTGTTCATGAAGAAGACGGCGGACAAGTTGTTCGGCGACGATTACCGCTGGTCCGTCCTGGCCGCCGGTGCCCAGCAGATCCCGCTGGCCGCGACTGCCAGCCAGATGGGCGGCAACGTCCGCGTCGGGCTGGAGGACAGCCTGTTCATCCGTCGCGGAGAGCTGGCCGAAAGCAACGCGCAACAGGTTGCCCGCATTCGTCACATTGTGGAGGAGTTGGGCTGCGACGTCGCCACACCCGACGAGGCGCGGGAGGTGCTGGACCTGAAGGGCGGCGACAAGGTGAACTTCTGA
- the motA gene encoding flagellar motor stator protein MotA: protein MTVLLGLALVFGLVFGGFMLSGGKMDIVLHALPFEGMMIGGAAIGAFVIANSFSVIKSSFRGVMKVLKGPRWKAKDYSDLLNLMFELSRIYKTQGVLALDSHIESPETSDIFARYPRVAADHFALDLIRDSFRMLSMQFDDKYQTEDVINRKIKKHHHESLTSANAIQTMADGLPAIGIVAAVLGVIKTMSSIDQPPEVLGAMIGGALVGTFLGVFLAYCMVQPISGRLKQIEEEDATFYFVIRDIFVAMVSDHPPSICVEIGRGNIPTRMQPDFYTVEAAQREIAAQ, encoded by the coding sequence ATGACCGTATTGCTTGGACTTGCCCTCGTCTTCGGATTGGTGTTCGGCGGTTTCATGCTGTCGGGCGGCAAGATGGACATCGTGCTGCATGCCCTGCCGTTCGAGGGCATGATGATCGGCGGCGCGGCCATCGGCGCCTTTGTCATCGCCAACAGCTTTTCGGTGATCAAAAGCTCCTTTCGCGGCGTCATGAAGGTGCTGAAGGGCCCGCGCTGGAAGGCCAAGGATTATTCCGACCTGCTGAACCTGATGTTCGAACTGTCGCGCATCTACAAGACCCAGGGGGTTCTGGCGCTGGACAGCCATATCGAAAGCCCGGAAACCAGCGACATCTTCGCCCGCTACCCCCGCGTGGCGGCGGATCACTTTGCGCTGGACCTGATCCGCGACAGTTTCCGCATGTTGTCGATGCAATTCGACGACAAGTACCAGACCGAGGACGTGATCAACCGCAAGATCAAGAAACATCACCATGAATCGCTGACCTCCGCCAATGCCATCCAGACCATGGCCGACGGGCTGCCCGCCATCGGCATCGTCGCTGCGGTTCTGGGGGTGATCAAGACGATGTCTTCCATCGACCAGCCGCCCGAGGTTCTGGGCGCGATGATCGGCGGCGCGCTGGTCGGCACGTTTCTGGGGGTGTTCCTGGCCTATTGCATGGTGCAACCGATTTCCGGCCGGCTGAAACAGATCGAGGAAGAAGACGCGACCTTCTATTTCGTGATCCGGGACATCTTTGTCGCCATGGTGTCGGACCACCCGCCCAGCATCTGCGTGGAAATCGGACGCGGCAACATTCCCACCCGGATGCAGCCCGATTTCTATACAGTGGAGGCGGCGCAGCGAGAGATAGCGGCGCAATGA
- a CDS encoding FkbM family methyltransferase, with translation MRCAIITPVGPGHADSLTGICVPSVQRALNYGTGPFAEVRHLVMDDGEGRHGRSARRNDALRQALADGADWVFFLDADDLLTPNAFEAFGRVIAAEPDLDAVWGLICTLDPEGEPQLREGQPPQLDRREDFLAHSPDRAVQIGGFVRASVAAAIGFDAALDTGEDYLFYTRLWRDHRCAKRPEIFFVNRRGAHSIGPRAASGADWASAVMARWRAELQGAEVWAQFDDGAGDPVRMRLTNPADLIQNAHVQGGYFEAASLEKLRALVRAPRPHVVEVGANIGNHVVWYARQLDAARIYPVEPNPEALALLDANIAANGLSDRIDRRGMGLGAGAGTGRFDARTDDADNLGATRLVAQADGAIETRSLDDLMGADRADLIKIDAEGMELEVLDGARALIARDRPVIWVEVLKSNVMGFVQDWCRAAGYRVVDSTGYVNTTDYFAVPKEWR, from the coding sequence ATGCGCTGTGCCATCATTACACCGGTTGGCCCCGGCCATGCCGACAGCCTGACAGGGATCTGCGTCCCTTCGGTTCAGCGCGCGCTGAATTACGGCACTGGCCCCTTTGCCGAGGTGCGGCACCTGGTGATGGACGATGGCGAGGGGCGACACGGCCGATCCGCGCGGCGCAACGATGCCCTGCGGCAGGCGCTGGCAGACGGTGCCGATTGGGTCTTTTTCCTGGATGCCGACGATTTGCTGACCCCCAACGCCTTCGAGGCCTTCGGCCGGGTGATCGCGGCAGAGCCAGACCTGGACGCCGTCTGGGGCCTGATCTGCACGCTTGACCCGGAGGGGGAGCCACAGCTGCGCGAGGGTCAGCCGCCGCAGCTGGACCGGCGCGAGGACTTTCTGGCTCACAGCCCCGACCGCGCGGTGCAGATCGGCGGCTTTGTTCGCGCCTCGGTGGCGGCGGCCATCGGGTTCGACGCCGCCCTTGATACCGGCGAGGACTACCTCTTCTACACCCGCCTCTGGCGCGACCACCGCTGTGCCAAGCGGCCGGAAATCTTCTTCGTCAACCGGCGCGGCGCCCATTCCATCGGCCCCCGTGCGGCGAGCGGGGCGGATTGGGCCAGCGCCGTCATGGCCCGGTGGCGCGCCGAATTGCAGGGGGCAGAGGTCTGGGCGCAGTTCGATGACGGCGCGGGCGATCCGGTGCGGATGCGGCTGACCAACCCCGCCGACCTGATCCAGAATGCCCATGTTCAGGGCGGCTATTTCGAGGCCGCCTCCCTTGAGAAGCTGCGCGCTTTGGTCCGCGCCCCGCGTCCCCACGTGGTGGAAGTCGGTGCCAATATCGGCAACCACGTCGTCTGGTACGCCCGCCAACTGGATGCCGCGCGCATCTACCCGGTGGAGCCGAACCCGGAGGCGCTGGCGCTTCTGGACGCGAATATCGCCGCCAATGGCCTGTCGGACCGGATCGACCGGCGCGGCATGGGGTTGGGTGCCGGGGCGGGCACGGGTCGGTTTGACGCGCGCACCGACGATGCTGACAACCTGGGCGCCACGCGGCTGGTCGCGCAGGCCGACGGCGCCATCGAAACCCGCAGCCTGGATGATCTGATGGGGGCGGACCGCGCCGATCTGATCAAGATCGACGCCGAAGGCATGGAGCTGGAGGTGCTGGACGGCGCCCGTGCCCTGATTGCGCGGGATCGTCCGGTGATCTGGGTCGAGGTGCTGAAATCCAACGTCATGGGCTTTGTCCAGGACTGGTGCCGCGCGGCGGGCTACCGGGTCGTGGACAGCACCGGATACGTGAACACCACGGATTATTTCGCCGTCCCGAAGGAGTGGAGATGA
- a CDS encoding flagellar FliJ family protein: MSGDRRLRALRVIERVKEQDTERSARAAAELRSRIEALEATRAELLHRITRESRIEGLEGAAYLGQFIRAIRAEVERVQHQIDELTPARQKAEDALRDALAEQKTYEILRLRRLADNRRDAARRDTARQDEIARLRWQR, encoded by the coding sequence ATGTCCGGCGACCGCCGCCTGCGTGCCCTGCGGGTGATCGAGCGGGTCAAGGAACAGGACACCGAACGCAGCGCCCGCGCCGCCGCAGAGCTGCGCAGCAGGATCGAGGCGCTGGAAGCCACCCGCGCGGAGCTGCTGCACCGCATCACCCGCGAATCGCGGATCGAGGGGCTGGAAGGCGCGGCCTATCTGGGCCAGTTCATCCGCGCCATTCGCGCGGAGGTGGAGCGGGTACAACACCAGATCGACGAGCTGACCCCCGCCCGCCAGAAGGCGGAGGACGCGCTGCGCGACGCGCTGGCAGAGCAGAAGACCTACGAAATCCTGCGGCTGCGGCGTCTGGCCGACAATCGCCGGGACGCCGCCCGCCGCGACACCGCCCGGCAGGACGAAATCGCCCGCCTGCGCTGGCAGCGCTAG